From the genome of Asterias amurensis chromosome 17, ASM3211899v1, one region includes:
- the LOC139949676 gene encoding uncharacterized protein — MPWCNVLAVTIVIVATTFASSKVLSSTDVTLTTVGNETTAVCDQKHSCDRMGCTAGSKRLCQCDNLCPFFDDCCHDYNRSCTQEPLDNFSGFAKSNLSCVGETIGDILSWQLGYWMVASCPDTFDNLDVVTQCQTLISDSMVSRIPVTDTASGTLYRNVHCGICNGINLTMLTAWTVQIVQCKPRINISNLILKGTSTEEKLLILDTYCQSKVHPPRLSNQFPAPRPCFPNLQASCSTPELQIEFGAGCASYTAVVQNRNLFYKNPHCFKCSLDTNKEDSINCSQDIPFYIKTYQRGTRIGGNLVPLSIIMDFGSENTMKIMTRRTILQEEKMTCPPRQVYNPDTVLCQPLICHAGFKLEDRGCVVDIDNKSATWCNNTMQEVTLTITTADCVDGVEMAKTAQCVRERLAEVVNDTENWMVDGYDVDCLDHTIQLLSFCSSDDATLLKLTQIHSLQHPILNDIMVDCDVRKLTFTQNHAGTINCHTQQFKQFSIKDGLVEIHLGNSSSHYNLRDANIITEYTLMSRASNKLTTLEVCVNASALASCSMVKLNASSFTLHSDNSIVYLPTGKQYGPNDYLNHSNGILVCSTFESNYTLFNNVTFFSYSNTQVILSTTGSILSLVACALTFFTYCVFPTLRNRTSKAIMSLVVALFISQTLLLFSGLATSLSELCGVLAVMAHYFWLTAFCWMNVLSLDLFQTFGSRARLQRLHSDATTVLLYMLYAWGSPLLVVIPCIAVHFCRCTSFQYGNKDACWIKDGLTNLLAFGLPVAILLIINIILYCKTVAGIRTTKKDAAGMQVTTKEISETKKKVQELLIYIKIGSLMGFTWVFSFAAAFSHLEALWYFVIILNSLQGVFIFFSFMCNERVYKLWCKKLSREGGRDERGKLKRGQSDEAGTQSTSLILKKTNTIKERLGSKSLLETKKVHEKSSE, encoded by the exons TTACTTTGACGACAGTTGGGAATGAAACTACTGCGGTTTGCGACCAGAAACATTCTTGTGATAGAATGGGATGTACAGCTGGATCAAAACGCCTCTGCCAATGTGATAATCTGTGTCCATTCTTCGACGACTGTTGCCATGACTACAACAGATCCTGTACACAAGAACCTTTAGACAACTTTAGTGGTTTTGCAAAAAGCAACTTGAGCTGTGTAGGAGAGACTATTGGTGATATATTGTCATGGCAACTCGGATATTGGATGGTAGCATCTTGTCCAGATACATTCGACAATCTTGACGTCGTCACGCAATGCCAGACGCTCATCAGTGACAGCATGGTGTCTAGGATACCAGTTACCGACACAGCAAGTGGTACTCTGTATCGCAACGTGCACTGTGGCATCTGTAACGGCATCAACCTAACAATGCTTACCGCTTGGACGGTACAAATAGTGCAATGCAAGCCACGTATAAACATTTCAAATTTGATTCTAAAAGGCACATCCACAGAAGAAAAGCTCTTAATTTTAGACACATATTGCCAGTCGAAAGTGCATCCACCACGCTTGTCCAACCAGTTCCCTGCTCCGAGACCTTGCTTTCCAAATCTGCAAGCATCATGTAGCACACCAGAGCTCCAGATAGAATTCGGAGCAGGCTGCGCCTCCTACACAGCAGTTGTCCAAAATAGGAATCTGTTTTACAAGAATCCACACTGCTTCAAGTGTAGCTTGGACACTAACAAAGAAGACAGCATCAATTGTTCCCAAGATATTCCATTCTACATCAAGACCTATCAAAGGGGAACACGAATAGGCGGTAACTTGGTTCCTTTATCAATAATCATGGATTTTGGTTCGGAGAACACCATGAAGATTATGACACGGAGAACAATCTTACAAGAGGAGAAAATGACTTGTCCGCCGCGTCAGGTATACAACCCTGATACTGTCTTATGTCAGCCGTTGATTTGCCATGCTGGATTCAAACTTGAGGATCGTGGATGCGTAGTGGATATCGATAATAAATCAGCTACGTGGTGTAACAACACCATGCAAGAAGTCACGCTCACTATAACGACTGCTGACTGTGTGGATGGTGTAGAGATGGCCAAGACAGCGCAGTGTGTGCGGGAACGTCTTGCAGAGGTAGTTAATGATACTGAGAACTGGATGGTTGATGGGTACGATGTTGACTGCCTTGATCACACAATACAACTGTTATCATTCTGTAGCAGCGATGACGCAACCCTGCTTAAACTCACACAGATCCATTCACTACAGCATCCAATCCTTAATGACATCATGGTTGACTGTGATGTGAGGAAGCTTACATTCACACAAAACCACGCAGGGACCATTAACTGTCACACGCAACAATTCAAGCAGTTCTCGATCAAGGATGGTTTGGTGGAGATACATCTTGGGAACTCAAGCAGTCACTACAACCTGCGAGATGCTAACATCATAACAGAGTACACACTGATGAGTAGAGCATCCAATAAACTGACGACCCTTGAAGTCTGCGTGAATGCATCAGCATTAGCGTCTTGCTCAATGGTGAAACTCAACGCGTCTTCATTCACATTGCACAGTGATAACAGCATTGTCTACCTGCCGACGGGCAAGCAGTATGGTCCAAACGACTATCTGAATCATAGCAATGGGATCCTAGTTTGTTCAACGTTTGAATCAAACTATACTCTCTTCAACAATGTAACTTTCTTCTCCTACTCCAATACGCAAGTTATCCTTAGCACCACTGGGTCCATCTTGTCGTTGGTAGCCTGTGCATTAACATTCTTCACATACTGTGTGTTTCCAACGCTGCGCAATCGCACGAGTAAAGCCATCATGAGTCTTGTTGTAGCCCTTTTTATCTCACAGACATTGCTGTTGTTCAGTGGATTAGCGACCAGCCTCTCCGAGCTATGCGGAGTTCTTGCTGTCATGGCACATTACTTCTGGTTGACGGCATTTTGCTGGATGAACGTTCTTTCCTTGGATCTATTCCAAACATTTGGCTCGAGAGCTAGACTACAACGACTCCACAGCGACGCAACAACAGTCCTTCTGTATATGCTGTACGCATGGGGATCACCACTGCTAGTGGTCATCCCATGCATTGCTGTGCATTTCTGTCGGTGTACAAGTTTCCAATACGGAAATAAAGATGCATGTTGGATCAAAGATGGGCTAACAAACTTGTTAGCCTTTGGTCTGCCTGTAGCAATATTGTTAATCATTAACATCATTCTGTATTGTAAGACAGtagctgggattcgaaccaccaAAAAGGATGCAGCTGGAATGCAGGTTACAACCAAAGAGATATCTGAGACAAAGAAGAAAGTTCAAGAGTTACTCATTTACATCAAG ATTGGTAGTTTGATGGGCTTCACATGGGTCTTCTCATTCGCAGCAGCCTTCAGTCATCTTGAGGCTCTATGGTACTTTGTTATCATCTTAAACTCCTTACAAGGcgtcttcatcttcttctcatTCATGTGTAATGAGCGCGTCTACAAGCTCTGGTGTAAGAAACTGAGCCGAGAGGGAGGCAGAGATGAGCGGGGCAAACTGAAAAGGGGGCAGAGTGATGAAGCAGGCACACAATCTACATCACTGATACTCAAGAAGACAAATACTATTAAGGAAAGGTTGGGTAGTAAAAGCTTGCTGgagacaaaaaaagttcacgAAAAAAGTTCAGAATAA
- the LOC139949680 gene encoding putative peptidyl-tRNA hydrolase PTRHD1: MAALTVRPHVQYVVVRGDLLQTLKWPTGAVIAQACHACTAALHLFRNDENVIQYTADLDNMHKVVLEAKNEETLRKLSAELTSSEIDHKLWIEQPENYATCLAVKPYPKEQIQKYFKKLKLYK; the protein is encoded by the exons ATGGCCGCTCTGACAGTTCGTCCGCACGTGCAGTATGTTGTTGTTCGAGGAGATCTTTTACAAACATTAAAGTGGCCTACTGGAGCTGTAATTGCACAG GCATGTCATGCTTGTACGGCGGCCTTACATTTATTCCGTAATGATGAGAATGTGATTCAGTATACAGCAGACTTGGACAACATGCACAAAGTGGTATTAGAG GCAAAGAATGAGGAGACTTTAAGGAAACTGTCAGCTGAATTGACATCTTCCGAGATTGATCACAAACTATGGATAGAGCAACCAGAGAATTATGCAACGTGCCTAGCAGTCAAGCCGTATCCTAAAGAGCAGATTCAGAAATACTTCAAGAAGCTGAAACTCTACAAATGA
- the LOC139949682 gene encoding centromere protein O-like codes for MNDLKSLNRLTKGTLHSLQQLENITHDTLDEREIVAKQQRQLDALHKTLQQLVQQHDRLTYKLKHGPCQVLNELLSNEDGTIEVTTEAQQAAATSSVAFAKRLKALEFVQAYRLSGVTVTTISDRRIRLRWDTFYSAEYYEPYYMELEFKGQLQVYRHTLPYFMPVADIAERWLNDDMRHFVDEIGDMLNAFVSRRQQVNKLKRDHKKCIHEDMTHNRSFNCVQLTLLPSNKRTSSVYMEIFYDDLKTALPTRVQLKDDGGKRTASEMRQIESSFQKHELSLALSSTLCRH; via the exons ATGAATGACCTGAAATCTCTGAATCGACTTACCAAAG GCACTTTGCACAGCCTGCAGCAACTGGAAAACATTACCCACGATACATTGGATGAGAGAGAGATTGTAGCTAAGCAGCAACGACAGCTTGATGCGTTACATAAAACGCTACAGCAGCTGGTACAGCAGCATGATAGGTTGACATACAAACTCAAGCATGGCCCATGCCAG GTGTTGAATGAACTACTCTCTAATGAAGATGGTACTATCGAGGTGACGACAGAAGCCCAACAGGCTGCTGCTACTAGCTCAGTGGCTTTTGCTAAGAGACTAAAAGCGCTGGAGTTTGTTCAAGCATATAGACTGTCAG GTGTGACAGTTACAACCATAAGTGACAGACGAATTCGTCTGAGATGGGATACATTCTACTCGGCTGAATATTACGAACCTTACTACATGGAACTAGAGTTCAAAGGTCAATTACAAGTCTATCGCCATACCTTACCTTACTTCATGCCGGTAGCGGACATTGCAGAGCGATGGTTGAACGATGATATGAGACACTTTGTTGACGAGATTGGAGACATGCTGAATGCCTTTGTTTCTAGAAGACAACAAGTCAATAAACTAAAG CGAGACCATAAAAAATGCATCCACGAGGACATGACCCACAACCGATCATTTAACTGCGTTCAGCTGACATTGTTACCTAGCAACAAACGCACAAGCTCTGTGTACATGGAGATATTCTACGATGACCTTAAAACTGCATTACCAACAAGAGTTCAACTGAAAGATG atggtGGAAAGCGTACTGCATCAGAAATGAGACAAATTGAATCGTCATTTCAGAAACATGAGCTCTCCTTGGCATTATCATCAACACTGTGTAGACATTAA